A single window of Cydia strobilella chromosome 18, ilCydStro3.1, whole genome shotgun sequence DNA harbors:
- the LOC134749443 gene encoding uncharacterized protein LOC134749443, whose amino-acid sequence MNKAQYVTIAILLFGAMLGTASVSKRSYSDQSVKEYVTERTCWWNEVCKEEFQTLFRCKCPSWSYCRSPGRYYNAVCSMTETGYIWDQPNSDFRPQ is encoded by the exons ATGAATAAG GCGCAATATGTAACGATCGCGATTCTTCTATTCGGTGCAATGCTGGGGACGGCTTCTGTAAGCAAAAGGAGCTACTCCGACCAATCGGTCAAGGAATATGTCACGGAG CGCACTTGCTGGTGGAACGAGGTTTGCAAGGAAGAGTTTCAGACGCTCTTTAGATGCAAGTGCCCCTCCTGGTCCTACTGCCGGAGCCCTGGACGGTATTACAACGCCGTCTGCTCCATGACGGAGACGGGCTACATCTGGGACCAACCTAACTCAGACTTCAGACCACAATAA
- the LOC134749424 gene encoding peptidyl-alpha-hydroxyglycine alpha-amidating lyase 2-like, whose amino-acid sequence MLPILLFLLALRGLNCEPETVRENFDYFSYGPEDDLLKSLNLHLPKEEIVLRPQEVKDWSQQSLNVGQITAVSINSLGQPVIFHRAERIWDESTFNESNVYQNLDKGPIVEDTILVLDPHTGSVLHSWGANAFYMPHGLTVDHHDNVWVTDVAKHQVFKYTPLNHKYPTLTIGEAFTAGYPYRRRVLLCMPTSVAVATTGEIFVADGYCNNQILKFNAAGKLLLEIPMYSDTLTLNLPHSITLLEHLDLVCVADRENMRIVCPKAGLKSYIKMLDPATIIEDPTLGRVFAVASHGDTIYAVNGPTSQNIAVRGFTVNAMTGNILDTWEPTAGFTNPHSLAVTRNGSHLYVTEIGPNKIWKFELTDVYDK is encoded by the exons ATGTTGCCGATATTATTATTTCTCCTCGCTTTACGTGGATTAAATTGTGAACCTGAAACGGTCAGGGAAAATTTCGACTACTTCAGTTACGGCCCTGAGGATGATCTTTTGAAGAGTTTAAATTTACACTTG CCTAAGGAGGAGATAGTGCTAAGACCCCAAGAAGTGAAGGACTGGTCGCAACAGTCTCTGAACGTGGGTCAGATTACGGCTGTTTCTATTAACTCTTTGGGACAGCCGGTTATTTTCCATAGAGCTGAGAGAATATGGGACGAAAG TACATTCAACGAGTCAAATGTATATCAGAACCTGGACAAAGGGCCGATAGTAGAGGACACTATCCTAGTTCTGGACCCACATACCGGCTCCGTACTTCACAGCTGGGGCGCCAATGCGTTTTACATGCCGCACGGGCTTACCGTTGACCATCACGACAACGTTTGGGTAACGGATGTGGCTAAACATCAAGTATTTAAG TACACCCCACTGAACCACAAATACCCCACCCTGACAATCGGTGAAGCCTTCACAGCGGGCTACCCCTACCGCCGCCGAGTCCTCCTCTGCATGCCTACATCAGTCGCCGTCGCAACCACGGGCGAAATCTTCGTCGCTGACGGCTATTGCAACAACCAGATCCTCAAATTCAACGCAGCAGGAAAACTCCTACTAGAAATCCCCATGTACTCGGACACGCTTACCTTAAATCTTCCACACAGTATTACTCTATTGGAACATCTTGATTTGGTCTGTGTCGCTGATAGAGAAAACATGAGGATCGTCTGCCCGAAAGCTGGATTGAAGAGCTACATCAAAATGTTGGATCCTGCTACGATTATTGAAGATCCGACTTTGGGCAGAGTTTTCGCTGTCGCGTCGCATGGAGATACGATTTACGCTGTGAATGGGCCGACGTCACAGAATATTGCTGTGAGAGGATTTACCGTGAATGCTATGACAGGGAATATTTTGGATACTTGGGAACCTACTGCg ggaTTCACCAACCCCCACTCTCTTGCCGTGACCAGAAACGGATCCCATCTCTACGTCACGGAAATCGGACCCAACAAAATATGGAAATTCGAGTTGACCGACGTATACGACAAGTAg